A portion of the Bubalus kerabau isolate K-KA32 ecotype Philippines breed swamp buffalo chromosome 1, PCC_UOA_SB_1v2, whole genome shotgun sequence genome contains these proteins:
- the LOC129654515 gene encoding uncharacterized protein LOC129654515 has protein sequence MPDLCPKGIDLGMKPSAPSCPLTLPLYLEIQTEIQTARMEVQTTPVSVRPKTTLVSVETQTIEVRDEMEDRRQREEKKQVSPIYPWDHMHRAARETEEQPHKLLPLYETPTGRNNQSVRVNKPFSYQEIQRIKEDLGDYLEDPEKYIRAFKGVTLLYDLTWKDVMYILGQTLTPESKIRVLGKAVVYGDEWLGNESVGKRENEMAALPTGNQAVPTIEPDWDYNTAKGRWDQSHFVRCILEGLRQARSKPLNYGKLADIEQEEKEAPGKFLDRLREALRRFTEIDPKSEEGKVILKDRFLTQLAPDIRRKLLKRVKADS, from the exons ATGCctgacttatgtcctaagggtatagatttgggcatGAAACcgtcagctccctcctgtcctcttactttgcccctgtACCTGGAAAtccaaactgagattcaaactgcccgcatggaggtccaaacaactcctgtctcagtacgacctaagactactctggtttcagtagaaactcagaccatcgaagtaagagatgagatggaggacaggagacaaagagaagagaaaaaacaggtttctccaatctatccctgggatcatatgcacagagcagccagagagactgaggaacagccacacaagctgttgcctctttatgaaacacccactgggagaaataatcagtctgtgagagttaataagcctttctcttatcaagaaatacaaagaatcaaggaggatcttggagactatttagaggacccagaaaaatatattagagcttttaaaggtgttactctgctttatgatctcacttggaaggatgtgatgtatatcttgggacaaacactgactcccgagtcaaagattcgagttttgggaaaagcggttgtttatggagatgaatggcttggtaatgaatcagtagggaagagggagaatgagatggcagccctccccactgggaatcaggcagtcccaactatagaaccagactgggactacaacacagctaaaggaagatgggatcagagtcattttgttagatgtattcttgaaggacttaggcaggcacgttctaagcctttaaactatggcaaattggcagacatagaacaggaggagaaggaagctcctggtaaattcctagatagactgagagaagctcttcgcagattcactgagattgatcccaaaagtgaagagggaaaagtgatcttaaaggatagatttctcactcagttggctccagatatccgccgtaagctattaaaacgGGT AAAGGCAGACTCCTGA